A region of Panicum virgatum strain AP13 chromosome 8N, P.virgatum_v5, whole genome shotgun sequence DNA encodes the following proteins:
- the LOC120685071 gene encoding antimicrobial peptides-like, which produces MRKVTSRFTRCRKGCRWQYEQDARRQAECERECRERGENEDEDADALGGSGRGECRRRCARCYKDQPCAAATEDDGSNRCPCSCRTQCERHQDQGSRREQEGDDGDLCPCSCRTQCERHGDQGSRRRCVEACERRREQEGEDCKRCVDACKRHGDQHSRRHCVEECERREQEEGRGGCRDAGSDEDSGRGTGARGSASATTTGRRG; this is translated from the exons ATGCGGAAGGTGACGAGTCGCTTCACGCGGTGCAGGAAAGGGTGTCGGTGGCAGTATGAGCAGGacgcgcggcggcaggcggagTGCGAGCGCGAGTGCCGGGAGCGAGGGGAGAACGAGGACGAGGACGCGGACGCGCTCGGCGGCTCCGGGAGGGGCGAGTGCCGGCGCAGATGCGCGCGCTGCTACAAGGACCAACCGTG TGCTGCCGCCACCGAGGACGACGGCAGCAACCGGTGCCCCTGCTCGTGTCGGACGCAGTGCGAGCGCCACCAGGACCAGGGCAGCCGCCGGGAGCAAGAGGGGGACGACGGCGACCTGTGCCCCTGCAGTTGCAGGACGCAGTGCGAGCGCCATGGTGACCAGGGCAGCAGGCGGCGCTGCGTCGAGGCGTGTGAGCGCCGCCGGGAGCAGGAGGGGGAGGACTGCAAGCGCTGCGTCGATGCGTGCAAGCGCCATGGCGACCAGCACAGCAGGCGGCACTGCGTCGAGGAGTGCGAGCGccgggagcaggaggagggccgcggcggctgcCGAGACGCCGGCTCCGACGAGGACAGCGGCCGCGGGACCGGTGCACGAGGAAGTGCCAGCGCTACAACGACTGGCCGGCGAGGCTGA
- the LOC120685956 gene encoding protein ROOT HAIR DEFECTIVE 3 homolog 2-like isoform X1, whose amino-acid sequence MEASGGECHAAQVVGAGGEMDAAAVERFAAAAGLPGRGLSYAVVSILGPQGSGKSTLLNHLFGTNFREMDALKGRHQTTKGIWISKAVGIEPFTVVLDLEGTDGRERGQDDTAFEKQSALFALAVSDIVMINLWCHDIGREHAANRTLLRTVFQVFMRLFSPRKTTLLLVIRDKTKTPVEYLTQALKEDIQKIWDSVQKPEAYKEAALSEFFNVEVTALSSYEEKEELFKEQVGQLRQRFYHSIEPGGLAADRRGVVPASGFCLSALQIWKVIRENKDLNLPAHKVMVATVRCEEIANEKLRHFFSDKGWLDLDAAVKSGPVPSFGTKLKAILDSYLSEYDLETMYFDEGVRTAKRKQLESSMLDHTYPALEKVIEHLHLAALNKFRSDLDQALSSGEGFTASVDQCVQASMAEFDAGLRDAAAKHVGMDASKVRNKLKEHIQDHVESIRNAKLAELKSNYEKNLSAALAGPVQSILETRERDAWACIRRLYRRETENATLAFSASLSEFELDQTVSSKMVSELREHARSVVEMKAREEAGNVLMRMKERFFTVLSRDRDSMPRTWTGDEDIRAITREARLAALRLMSVMAAIRLDDKPDKIDRALITALLDGGPLSWKRSIEFTYDPLASSTWEEVSPKDTLITPVQCKSIWRQFKAETEYAVAQAMSVQETHRRSKNWLPPAWTILLLAILGYNEFMFLLRNPLYLLGLFVAFVLSYGIWLQYDITAYFRHGTLSALLTILSRLLPTIMDIMTAIVNMSHSHKKHSTSGSSCPPPIHTHSFRNQRQAQVQYHQSPDSSSTSSSVDSNGGDEHES is encoded by the exons ATGGAGGCGAGCGGCGGGGAGTGCCACGCGGCGCAGGTggtgggcgcgggcggcgagatggacgcggccgcggtggagcggttcgccgccgccgcggggctccCCGGGCGCGGCCTCTCCTACGCCGTCGTCTCCATCCTCGGGCCCCAGGGCAGCG GGAAAAGCACCTTGCTCAACCATCTCTTCGGGACGAACTTCAGGGAGATGGATGCCTTGAAAGGAAG GCACCAGACCACCAAGGGGATTTGGATCTCCAAGGCCGTTGGGATTGAGCCGTTCACTGTTGTCCTGGATCTGGAGGGGACGGATGGGAGGGAAAGAGGGCAG GATGATACTGCTTTTGAGAAGCAGAGTGCTCTGTTTGCTCTTGCAGTTTCAGACATTGTTATGATAAATTT GTGGTGTCATGACATAGGTCGAGAACATGCTGCAAACAGGACACTTTTGAGAACAGTATTTCAG GTTTTCATGCGTTTATTCAGTCCTCGTAAGACGACACTGCTACTTGTTATCCGCGATAAAACAAAG ACTCCAGTAGAGTATCTAACACAAGCCCTCAAGGAGGATATTCAGAAG ATATGGGACTCTGTTCAGAAGCCAGAAGCCTACAAGGAAGCAGCGCTCAGTGAATTCTTCAAT GTGGAGGTTACTGCTCTGTCAAGTTATGAAGAGAAAGAAGAACTATTTAAGGAGCAG gTTGGACAACTCAGGCAGAGGTTTTATCATTCAATCGAACCAGGTGGTCTTGCAGCTGATAGAAGGGGTGTGGTGCCAGCATCAGGTTTTTGTCTGAGTGCACTACAGATCTGGAAAGTAATACGTGAAAATAAGGACCTCAACCTTCCTGCTCATAAG GTCATGGTTGCTACTGTTCGGTGTGAAGAGATTGCAAATGAAAAGCTCAGACACTTCTTCTCCGACAAG GGTTGGTTGGATCTAGATGCAGCTGTAAAATCTGGTCCAGTACCGAGCTTTGGAACGAAGCTCAAAGCTATTCTCGATTCTTATCTATCAGA GTATGACCTGGAAACCATGTATTTTGACGAAGGTGTAAGAACTGCTAAGCGTAAACAATTAGAATCTTCAATGCTAGAT CACACATATCCTGCTCTCGAGAAAGTGATAGAGCACCTACATCTTGCGGCTCTCAACAAATTCAGAAGTGATCTGGACCAAGCATTAAGCAGCGGAGAGGGATTTACAGCATCAGTTGATCAGTGTGTTCAGGCTTCAATGGCTGAGTTCGATGCTGGACTGAGAG ATGCAGCAGCTAAACATGTGGGAATGGATGCTTCAAAAGTTAGGAACAAACTGAAAGAGCATATACAAGATCATGTCGAATCTATTAGGAATGCAAAATTGGCTGAACTAAAATCTAATTACGAG AAGAATCTGTCAGCAGCACTTGCTGGGCCTGTACAATCCATACTGGAAACTCGGGAGAGAGACGCCTGGGCATGTATTAGGAGACTATATAGGCGTGAGACTGAAAATGCCACTCTTGCATTCTCAGCTTCCCTTTCTGAGTTTGAACTGGACCAGACAGTTTCCAGTAAGATGGTCTCAGAATTAAGGGAACATGCTAGAAGTGTAGTGGAAATGAAAGCTAGAGAAGAAGCTGGAAATGTTCTGATGCGTATGAAAGAAAG GTTTTTCACTGTGCTGAGCCGTGATAGGGATTCGATGCCAAGGACATGGACAGGAGATGAAGATATACGTGCGATCACTAGAGAAGCACGCTTAGCA GCTTTAAGACTCATGTCTGTAATGGCAGCTATACGGTTGGATGATAAACCTGATAAAATAGACCGGGCTCTGATTACTGCTCTTCTAGATGGCGGACCCCTTTCCTGGAAGAGGAGCATTGAATTTACTTATGATCCACTTGCTTCAAGCACGTGGGAAGAG GTGTCACCAAAGGATACCCTGATTACGCCAGTGCAGTGTAAATCCATCTGGAGGCAATTCAAAGCAGAGACAGAGTATGCTGTTGCACAAGCAATGTCTGTGCAG GAAACACATAGGCGTAGCAAGAACTGGTTGCCACCTGCATGGACTATTCTGCTTCTGGCAATACTAGGTTACAATGAATTTATGTTTCTTCTCAG GAACCCACTGTACCTTCTGGGCCTCTTTGTTGCCTTCGTGCTATCATATGGCATATGGCTGCAATATGACATCACTGCTTATTTTCGCCATGGCACG CTATCTGCTCTTCTTACGATTTTATCAAGACTGCTCCCGACAATCATGGACATCATGACTGCGATTGTCAACATGAGCCACAGCCACAAGAAGCATTCCACAAGCGGGTCTAGCTGCCCCCCACCGATCCATACTCACAGCTTCAGGAACCAGCGACAGGCTCAAGTGCAGTACCACCAATCTCCTGACTCGTCATCCACATCCTCCTCTGTGGACTCGAACGGCGGCGATGAACATGAATCTTAA
- the LOC120685956 gene encoding protein ROOT HAIR DEFECTIVE 3 homolog 2-like isoform X2 — MINLWCHDIGREHAANRTLLRTVFQVFMRLFSPRKTTLLLVIRDKTKTPVEYLTQALKEDIQKIWDSVQKPEAYKEAALSEFFNVEVTALSSYEEKEELFKEQVGQLRQRFYHSIEPGGLAADRRGVVPASGFCLSALQIWKVIRENKDLNLPAHKVMVATVRCEEIANEKLRHFFSDKGWLDLDAAVKSGPVPSFGTKLKAILDSYLSEYDLETMYFDEGVRTAKRKQLESSMLDHTYPALEKVIEHLHLAALNKFRSDLDQALSSGEGFTASVDQCVQASMAEFDAGLRDAAAKHVGMDASKVRNKLKEHIQDHVESIRNAKLAELKSNYEKNLSAALAGPVQSILETRERDAWACIRRLYRRETENATLAFSASLSEFELDQTVSSKMVSELREHARSVVEMKAREEAGNVLMRMKERFFTVLSRDRDSMPRTWTGDEDIRAITREARLAALRLMSVMAAIRLDDKPDKIDRALITALLDGGPLSWKRSIEFTYDPLASSTWEEVSPKDTLITPVQCKSIWRQFKAETEYAVAQAMSVQETHRRSKNWLPPAWTILLLAILGYNEFMFLLRNPLYLLGLFVAFVLSYGIWLQYDITAYFRHGTLSALLTILSRLLPTIMDIMTAIVNMSHSHKKHSTSGSSCPPPIHTHSFRNQRQAQVQYHQSPDSSSTSSSVDSNGGDEHES; from the exons ATGATAAATTT GTGGTGTCATGACATAGGTCGAGAACATGCTGCAAACAGGACACTTTTGAGAACAGTATTTCAG GTTTTCATGCGTTTATTCAGTCCTCGTAAGACGACACTGCTACTTGTTATCCGCGATAAAACAAAG ACTCCAGTAGAGTATCTAACACAAGCCCTCAAGGAGGATATTCAGAAG ATATGGGACTCTGTTCAGAAGCCAGAAGCCTACAAGGAAGCAGCGCTCAGTGAATTCTTCAAT GTGGAGGTTACTGCTCTGTCAAGTTATGAAGAGAAAGAAGAACTATTTAAGGAGCAG gTTGGACAACTCAGGCAGAGGTTTTATCATTCAATCGAACCAGGTGGTCTTGCAGCTGATAGAAGGGGTGTGGTGCCAGCATCAGGTTTTTGTCTGAGTGCACTACAGATCTGGAAAGTAATACGTGAAAATAAGGACCTCAACCTTCCTGCTCATAAG GTCATGGTTGCTACTGTTCGGTGTGAAGAGATTGCAAATGAAAAGCTCAGACACTTCTTCTCCGACAAG GGTTGGTTGGATCTAGATGCAGCTGTAAAATCTGGTCCAGTACCGAGCTTTGGAACGAAGCTCAAAGCTATTCTCGATTCTTATCTATCAGA GTATGACCTGGAAACCATGTATTTTGACGAAGGTGTAAGAACTGCTAAGCGTAAACAATTAGAATCTTCAATGCTAGAT CACACATATCCTGCTCTCGAGAAAGTGATAGAGCACCTACATCTTGCGGCTCTCAACAAATTCAGAAGTGATCTGGACCAAGCATTAAGCAGCGGAGAGGGATTTACAGCATCAGTTGATCAGTGTGTTCAGGCTTCAATGGCTGAGTTCGATGCTGGACTGAGAG ATGCAGCAGCTAAACATGTGGGAATGGATGCTTCAAAAGTTAGGAACAAACTGAAAGAGCATATACAAGATCATGTCGAATCTATTAGGAATGCAAAATTGGCTGAACTAAAATCTAATTACGAG AAGAATCTGTCAGCAGCACTTGCTGGGCCTGTACAATCCATACTGGAAACTCGGGAGAGAGACGCCTGGGCATGTATTAGGAGACTATATAGGCGTGAGACTGAAAATGCCACTCTTGCATTCTCAGCTTCCCTTTCTGAGTTTGAACTGGACCAGACAGTTTCCAGTAAGATGGTCTCAGAATTAAGGGAACATGCTAGAAGTGTAGTGGAAATGAAAGCTAGAGAAGAAGCTGGAAATGTTCTGATGCGTATGAAAGAAAG GTTTTTCACTGTGCTGAGCCGTGATAGGGATTCGATGCCAAGGACATGGACAGGAGATGAAGATATACGTGCGATCACTAGAGAAGCACGCTTAGCA GCTTTAAGACTCATGTCTGTAATGGCAGCTATACGGTTGGATGATAAACCTGATAAAATAGACCGGGCTCTGATTACTGCTCTTCTAGATGGCGGACCCCTTTCCTGGAAGAGGAGCATTGAATTTACTTATGATCCACTTGCTTCAAGCACGTGGGAAGAG GTGTCACCAAAGGATACCCTGATTACGCCAGTGCAGTGTAAATCCATCTGGAGGCAATTCAAAGCAGAGACAGAGTATGCTGTTGCACAAGCAATGTCTGTGCAG GAAACACATAGGCGTAGCAAGAACTGGTTGCCACCTGCATGGACTATTCTGCTTCTGGCAATACTAGGTTACAATGAATTTATGTTTCTTCTCAG GAACCCACTGTACCTTCTGGGCCTCTTTGTTGCCTTCGTGCTATCATATGGCATATGGCTGCAATATGACATCACTGCTTATTTTCGCCATGGCACG CTATCTGCTCTTCTTACGATTTTATCAAGACTGCTCCCGACAATCATGGACATCATGACTGCGATTGTCAACATGAGCCACAGCCACAAGAAGCATTCCACAAGCGGGTCTAGCTGCCCCCCACCGATCCATACTCACAGCTTCAGGAACCAGCGACAGGCTCAAGTGCAGTACCACCAATCTCCTGACTCGTCATCCACATCCTCCTCTGTGGACTCGAACGGCGGCGATGAACATGAATCTTAA